One window of Streptosporangiales bacterium genomic DNA carries:
- a CDS encoding alcohol dehydrogenase catalytic domain-containing protein, producing the protein MRAVTWQGRRDVSVDTVPDPRIEEPTDAIVRVTSTGICGSDLHLYEVLGPFLDKGDVLGHEPMGVVEEVGADVTAVAPGDRVVIPFTICCGDCHMCSQGLHSQCETTQVRSKGMGASLFGYTKLYGQVPGGQAELLRVPHANFMPITVPEGPPDDRFVYLSDVLPTAWQAVEYASIPPGGTVAVLGLGPIGDMACRVASLGDVGRVIGIDLVDERLERAAKRGVETLDLRRHDEVAEVVREMTDGRGPDSVIDAVGLEAHGAPKARLMQQITGLLPDALSAPLMERAGVDRLHALYLAIDIVRRGGTISVVGVYGGMADPMPMLTLFDKQVQLRMGQANVKRWVDDIMPLLTDGDPLGVDGFATHVLPLDSAPRGYEIFQQKKDGAIKVLLRP; encoded by the coding sequence ATGCGTGCGGTGACCTGGCAGGGCCGACGCGACGTCTCGGTGGACACCGTCCCCGACCCGAGGATCGAGGAGCCGACGGATGCGATCGTCCGGGTGACGTCGACGGGCATCTGCGGATCGGACCTGCACCTGTACGAGGTGCTCGGTCCGTTCCTCGACAAGGGTGACGTCCTCGGCCACGAACCGATGGGCGTGGTGGAGGAGGTGGGCGCCGACGTCACCGCCGTCGCGCCGGGCGACCGGGTCGTGATCCCGTTCACCATCTGCTGCGGTGACTGTCACATGTGCAGCCAGGGTCTCCACTCACAGTGCGAGACCACCCAGGTGCGGTCGAAGGGCATGGGGGCGTCGCTGTTCGGCTACACCAAGCTCTACGGGCAGGTGCCGGGCGGACAGGCCGAGCTGCTCCGCGTCCCGCACGCGAACTTCATGCCGATCACGGTGCCGGAGGGGCCGCCGGACGACCGCTTCGTCTACCTGTCCGACGTGCTGCCCACCGCCTGGCAGGCGGTCGAGTACGCGTCGATCCCGCCAGGCGGCACCGTCGCCGTCCTCGGCCTCGGGCCGATCGGCGACATGGCCTGCCGCGTCGCCTCGCTGGGCGACGTCGGGCGGGTGATCGGCATCGACCTCGTCGACGAGCGGCTGGAGCGCGCCGCCAAGCGTGGCGTGGAGACCCTCGACCTCCGCCGGCACGACGAGGTCGCCGAGGTGGTCAGGGAGATGACCGACGGGCGCGGACCCGACTCGGTCATCGACGCCGTCGGGCTCGAGGCGCACGGTGCGCCCAAGGCGAGGCTGATGCAGCAGATCACCGGCCTCCTCCCCGACGCCCTCTCGGCACCGTTGATGGAGCGTGCGGGAGTGGACCGGCTGCACGCCCTGTACCTCGCCATCGACATCGTCAGGCGCGGCGGCACGATCTCGGTGGTCGGTGTGTACGGCGGCATGGCCGACCCGATGCCGATGCTGACGCTCTTCGACAAGCAGGTGCAGCTGCGGATGGGACAGGCCAACGTCAAACGTTGGGTCGACGACATCATGCCGCTGCTCACCGACGGTGACCCCCTGGGTGTCGACGGTTTCGCCACGCACGTCCTGCCGCTCGACTCCGCCCCCCGGGGGTACGAGATCTTCCAGCAGAAGAAGGACGGGGCGATCAAGGTGCTGCTCCGACCGTGA